A window of Kineococcus sp. NBC_00420 genomic DNA:
TCGCTGCGCTACGGCACCTCCACCCCGACCGCTCTGGTCACCCGGGCCGCCGAACTCGACATGGCGACCCTCGCCCTCACCGACCGCGACGGTCTCTACGGCGCCGTGAAGTTCGTGCGCGCCTGCAGCGAGGCGGGGATCACCCCCGCTCTCGGCGTCGACCTCGCCACGGCCCCCAGCGGGCTGGTCGACGGTCTGCCGGCCTGGGCCGACCCCTCGGTCGCAGTGCGCCGCACCACCTCCGGCAACCCCACCCGCGGTGGGGCGGTCGTCGACCCCCGGCTGCCCCGGGTCACCGTGCTCGCCCTCGGCGCCGACGGCGCCGGCGCCGCTCGCGGCTGGGCGGGGTTGTGCCGGCTGGTGAGCGAGACCCACCTCGGCGGGGTGCGCGGAGCCCCGATCAGCAGCCTCGAACTCGTCGCGGCGAACGCCGTCGACACCTCGGGTCGTCCGGCGCTGGTCGTGCTGCTGGGCCCGGGGTCCGAACTCGGGCGGGCGGTGCTCGCCCGTCGCGACGACCTCGCCCGGTCCGTCCTGCAGCGGTGGCGGGACCGGCTGCCCGTCGGTTCGCTGCACGTCGAGGTGGTCTGCCACCACGCCCCACCGGGAACGGCGGGCAGCGTCGAGCACGCCGCCCGGATGCTGGGCCTGGCCCACGAGGTCGGGGTTCCCGTCGTCCTCACCGCCGCCGTCCGCTCCGCCGGAACCGACGGGGCACCCACCGCCGACCTGCTCGACGCGATCCGCCGGCTCGTCCCGCTGGGCACCCGGCACCTGGACCGGACGACGGGACAGGGGCACCTGCTGCCCACGGCCGACATGGTCCGGACGGCGGCCGACGTCGCCCGTGCCGCCGGCGACCTCGGCTGGGCCGCGGAACTCCTGAACGCCACGACGACCCTGGCCGAGCGTCTCTGCCTCGACCCGGCCACCGACCTCGGCATCGGCGCCCACCACCTGCCCGACCGGGAGGCCCTGGGGCTGGCGCCGGACGTCGAGGCGATCGCCGTCCTGCGTCGACGCTCCGAGGCGGGCATCTCCCGGCGCTACCCCGGCGCCGACCTCAAGCTCGAGGCCACGGTCCGTCGCCGCCTCGACGAGGAGCTCGACATCATCGGGAAGGTCGGTTTCGCCAGCTACTTCCTCACCGTCGCCGACGTCTGCGACCTCACCCGGTCCCTGCACGTCCGGGTCGCGGCCCGCGGGTCCGGTGCGGGCAGCCTGGTCAACCACCTGCTGGGGATCTCCGACGTCGAACCCCTCGAGCACGGCCTGCTCATGGAACGGTTCCTGAACCCCCGCCGTGGGCAGCTGCCCGACATCGACCTCGACGTCGAGTCCGCCCGCCGCGAGGACGTCTACGAGGCGATCCTCGACCGCTTCGGCGGCGAGCGCGTCACCTGCGTCTCGATGATGGACAGCTACCGGGTGCGCCACGCCGTCCGCGACGTCGGTGCGGCGCTGGGTCTGCCGCCGGGGGAGGTGGACGCCATCGCCACGGCGTTCCCGCACCTGCGTGCCCGCGACGCCCGCAACGCCATCGCCGAGCTGCCCGAGCTGCGGCGCAGCGGGTTGGGGGAGGAACGCCTCGACGTCTTCTTCGACCTCGTCGAACGCCTCGACGGTCTGCCCCGCCACATCGCACTGCACCCCTGTGGGGTCGTGCTGTCCAACCCCACGCTGTTGGACCGGACCCCGGTGGAGGCCAGCTGGAAGGGTTTCCCGATGAGCCAGTTCGACAAGGACGACGTCGAGGACATGGGGTTGCTCAAGCTCGACGTCCTCGGGATCCGGATGCAGTCGGCGATGGCCTACGCGGTGCAGGAGGTCGCACGCGTCGAGGACGTCACCCTGAACCTCGACGACCGCGAGCAGGTGCCGCTGGACGACCCGGCCACCTACAAGCTGATCCAGTCCACCCGCACCCTCGGCTGCTTCCAGATCGAGTCGCCCGGCCAACGCGAACTCGTCGGCAAGTTCGCCCCCGCCACCTTTCACGACGTCATCGTCGACATCTCGCTGTTCCGGCCCGGACCGGTGAAGTCGGACATGGTCAACCCGTTCCTGCGCGCCCGGCAGGGGTGGACGCAACCGGAGTACCTCGACGACCGGCTGCGCCACGTGCTCGAGCAGACGTACGGGGTGGTCGTGTTCCACGAGCAGGTCATCGAACTCATCCAGGCCACCACCGGCCACGACCTCGCCGTCTCCGACGAGTACCGCCGCCACCTCGGCACCCGCGCCGGTCAGGAGGAGATGGAACCGCAGTTCAAGCGCCTCGCGATGGAGCACGGCTACCCCGAGGCGACGGTGGACCGGATCTGGGAGGTGCTCACGGCGTTCGCCTCGTTCGGGTTCTGCAAGGCCCACGCCGCCGCGTTCGCCCTGCCGACCTACCAGTCGGCGTGGTTGAAGGCGCACCACCCGGCGGCGTTCCTGGCGGGGGTCCTCACCCACGACCCGGGCATGTACCCGAAACGACTGATCCTCGACGACGCCCGCAACCTCGGCATCGAGGTCCTCGGCCTCGACGTCAACGCCTCGGGTGACACCTACCGCATCGAGCGCGTGGCCGTCCCCGAACCTCGGACCGGGCAGAGCGGTCAGGAACTCCTCGACCCCTGGCTCGGTGGCCGTGGGGTGCGCAACGCCGACGGCCTGGGGGAGGGCATCGCGGACGGGACGGGGTTCGGCATCCGGCTCTCGCTGACCGACGTCAAGGGGATCTCCGGGGCCGAGGTGACCCGCATCGTCGCCGGCCGGCCCTACCGGTCGTTGGCCGACCTCTGGCAGCGGGCCCGGCCCACCCGGCTGATCGCCGAACGTCTCGTCCTCGCCGGCGCGCTGGACTCCCTGCACGGCATGCGCCCGGTGGGGCGGGCCGGCGACGCCGCCCCCCGACGGGGCCGCACCACCCGCCGCGACCTGCTGCTGCAGGTCGCCGAACTCGACCGCTGGAGCCGCTCGCTCACCGGGACCACCACCACGCGCGCCCGCAGGACCGCCCCGCGCAGCGGCCCCCTCGACGTCCGGGCGGCTGCGGCCGCGCAGTCCCGGGCCGCCCGGCCCGTCGACGACTCCGCCCGCACCGTCCAGCTCGCCCTCGACCTCGGGGACGCCCCCGAGGAGGTCGCGCTCAGCGGGTTGCCCGAGATGACCGGGGCCGAACGGGTCCGGGCGGAACTCGACGTCCTCGGCCTCGACGTCAGTGCGCACGTCGTCGACTTCTACGCACCGCTGCTGCGGGCGCTGCAGGTCACCCCGGCCCGTGATCTGCGGTCGCGGCGCAACGCCGCCGAACTGCTCGTCGCCGGGGTGAAGGTCGCCACCCAGACCCCGCCGGTCCGCTCCGGGCGGCGTGTCGTCTTCCTCACCCTCGACGACACCACCGGCCCCCTCGACGCGACCTTCTTCGAGGACGCGCAGGGTCCCTACGCCGCGACGGTCTTCCACTCCTGGTTGCTCGTGGTGCGGGGGGTGCTGCGCCGCACCGGCCCGCGCGGGGTCTCGTTGCGCGCCACCGGCGCCTGGGAACTGCCCGCGTTGTGGGACGCCTGGACCGAGGGCGGGATCGAGGTCGTGCGCGACCTCATCACCAGCGCCCCGAACCCCGAGTACTCCCGCGCAGCGACCGTCGGCGCCGCCGCCAGTCGTTCCTCCCGCCCGGTGATGACCCCGGCCCCGCACGCCGAGGAGCACGGTTCCGCCGGGGGGATGGGCACCCGACGCGTGCTGGTGCACGCCAGCGGGTTCCGCCAGTCGCCCTACGCCGACCTGAGACCGGCGGGCGAGGACACCCGCAACTCCCGGTCCATCGGCCGGGCCGCGGCTCCCGAGGAGGACCGGGAGGAGCCCCCGCGCAAGCTGTGGCACTCCAGCCAGGGCAGTTCGGGGTGGTGACCGGGATGGCGGACGGGCACGGCGGTACGGGGTGTCTAGGGTGGGGAGGCGCAGCACCGACCGGACGAACCGCACGACCCTGGAGGAACGAGTGGCGAAGGAACGGGGCCGTCCCCGCACGTCGACGGTCCTCTGGGAAGGGGTCGCACGCCTGCTCGAGGCGGCCGCGGGGTCCGGAGGCTCGGGCAGCGCTGAACTCACCGTCGTCGACCTCGGTGGCGGCACCGGCGGGCTCGCCGTGCGGGTCGCCGCGCTGGGTCACCGGGTCGTCGTCGTCGACCCCTCGCCCGACGCCCTCGCCGCGCTGGAGCGCCGCACCGTCGAGGCGGGGTTGTCGGACCGGGTCCGTTCCCTGCAGGGCGACGCGTCCGACCTCGCCGCCGTCCTCGAACCCGGCAGCGTCGACGTCCTGCTCTGCCACGGAGTCCTCGAGGTCGTGGACGACCCGGCCGCCGCGCTCCGGGCCGCGCACACGGTCCTGCGCCCCGGGGGCCGGCTCAGCCTGCTCGTCGCGCAGTGGCCGGCGACCGTCCTGTCCCGCGTCCTCGCGGGTCACCTCGACCAGGCGCTGCACGTTCTCTCCGACCCCGACCACCGCTGGAGCGGGCACGACCCGCTGCGCCGACGCTTCGACCGCGCCTCGGCGACGGCCCTGGCCGAGGCGGTCGGGTTCGACGTCACCGCGGTGGAGGGAACCCGGACCTTCAGCGACGTCGTGCCCTCGGCCGGCACCGGGTCCGACGACGCCCTCGCCCTCCTGCGCGAGCTGGAGTCGCGGGCCTCGGCCTCACCGGAGCTGCTCGGTCTCGCCGGCCACCTGCACCTGCACGCGACCCGCTGAACTGCTCCCTCCCACGGGGAGGGGGCGGTGAGCCGCCGGCAGCTGCGGCGTCCCAGCGCGCCCGGTGGCTGGGGACTGGAGGACGACGACTCCGGCTGCACGGTGCTGCACGTCGACATGGACGCCTTCTACGCCTCCGTCGAACTGCTGCGCCGTCCCGACCTGGTCGGCACCCCGGTCATCGTCGGCGGCGGCAGCCGCGGGGTGGTGCTGTCCGCGACCTACGAGGCCCGCCGCTACGGAGTGCACGCCGCCATGCCCATGGCCCGCGCCCGGCGGTTGTGCCCGAGCGCCACCGTCCTGCTCCCGCACCACGAGGACTACTCCCGGATCTCCGCGGGGGTCATGGAGGTGTTCCGGTCGGTCACCCCGCTCGTCGAACCGCTCAGCCTCGACGAGGCCTTCCTCGACGTCTCCGGTGCGCTCCGCCGCCTCGGCCGCCCGGCCCAGATCGGCGCGGCCCTGCGTGACCGGATCGCCGACGAGCAGGGCATCACCTGCTCCGTCGGGGTCGCCTCGACGAAGTTCGTGGCCAAGCTCGCCTCCGGTGGGGCCAAACCCGACGGCCTGCTGGTCGTCCCGCACGCCCAGACGGTCGCCTTCCTGCACGCGCTGCCCGTCTCGGCGTTGTGGGGGGTGGGGGAGCGCACCGAGGAGGCGCTGGCCCGGCTCGGCCTGCGGACCGTCGCCGACATCGCCCACACCCCGGAGTCGACCCTGGTGCGGGGGTTGGGGGAGGCCACCGGCAAGCACCTGCACGCCCTGGCCTGGGGCCGCGACGGACGTCGGGTCGTGGCGGCCGCTCCCGAACGCAGCATCGGTTCCGAGGAGACGTTCTCCCGCGACGTCGACGACCCCCGGGTGGTGCACCGCGAACTGCTGCGGCTGGCCGAGCGGACCGCCTCGCGCGCCCGGGCCGCGGGGATGGCCGGACGCACGGTCGTCCTCAAGGTCCGCTTCGCCGACTTCACGACGATCACCCGGTCCCGCACCCTGCGCGAACGCACCGACGTCACCCGGGAGATCCACACGACCGCCCGTGACCTCTTCGACGCCCTCGCCCTGGACCGCGCCCGGTTGCGCCTGGTCGGGGTCCGGCTGGAAGGGCTGGCCGACGCCGCGACCCAGCCGCGCCAGCTGGTCCTCGGGGAACGGGCCCACGGGTGGCGCGACGCCGACGGGGCGGTCGACCAGGCGGGTGCCCGCTTCGGAGCCGGGAGTGTGAGACCCGCCACTCTCCTCACCCCCCGGTGATCGCCCGACCCGGGGGAGCGTTTCCGGTGGCCATCCGGCACACTCGTCTGACCTGCGGTGGAACCGACTGCAGAGCTGCGTCGTTCATCCGGCAGAGGTACGAGACACGCCAACAGCACCACGGCACGACGGTCGGTACGCGACGATGTGGTAAGCCGAGTTTCGTCCGCAGCCGCGGGGACATATCCTTGAAGCTCAACGTGCGCACGCCAGGAGGTACAGGTGCCGCTCTCGGAACATGAGCAGCGTCTGCTCGAGCAGATGGAACGTGCGCTGTCCGCGGACGATCCCAAGTTCGCCAACGCCATGAAAGGTTCTCGTCACGGACGCGCCGCCAAGCGGCGCCTCTTCATCGGCATCGCTGCCGTCGTGGTGGGTCTCGTGCTCCTCATCATCGGGGCCAGCATGAGTCTGATCTGGCTGGGAGCAGGCGGTTTCATCGTCATGCTCGCCGGCACGATCTGGGCCTTCTCGCCGGCTCGGGGAACGTCGGGGACCGCCGCCGGACAGCCTCCCGCGAGTGGCCCACGCCCGACGCGACCGGCCAAGTCGCGGAAGAGCGGGTCCTTCATGGAACGCCTCGAGCAACGGTGGGACCGCCGACGCGGTCAGTGGTGATCCACGCCGCACCGGACCCGGTCCGGTGCGGACCACACGCAGAACACCAGGACGGGCGCCGCGAGATCCTCGCGGCGCCCGTCCTCGTCGTACCCCGGTGAGTCGGGGACCGGTCAGTCCCGGTCCCACCACGCCAGCAGCCGACGCACCCCGGCCATCGGGAACAGCCGCGCCCGCCACCGCTGCCACCGCGACCGGCTCGCCGCCACGGTGTCGACCACGACGTCGACCTGGGCGCGGACCAGGCGCCCGGTCTGGGCCGCCGTGCGCGACTCCACCAGCACCGAACCCGCCGCGGTGGGCCGGGAGCCGAAGCGGTTGCCCTCCACCGCCGCGCGCATCCGCTGGACCTCCTCCGCCGCGGGCGAGCCGGGAACGGTGAACGCCAGCAACTCCGCCGCCCGCTGACGGGGCGTCGTCGACGGGGACCAGTGCACCCCCAGGTCGTGGACCCGTTCCTCCAGCTCCGACCAGGCCGCCTCCGCCGAGGAACCGGTGTCGTGCACCCCGGCCCACCGCCGCCGCCCGGTCACCACCGCCGACACCCACGGCGTGAGGACCAGCAGCACCAGCAGCAGGGCCCCGAGGATCCACCCCCACGGCAGCGCGGCCACCCGGCCCCAGCCGGTCAGCGGCGCAGCGTCAGCCGCGCCGCTCGCGGTCGCGGTCGAGGTCGAGGAGGTCGCCGTCGGGGACGAGGCGGACGGCCCGGCGACGGGCGCCGAGGTCGAGGAGGACGGAGCCGCGGTCGGCACCGGGGTCAGCGGCACCGTCCAGGACGGCGACCGACCGGTCCGGGTGGCGGGCGTGGGTTCGAAGCGGGTCCAGCCCACCCCCTCGAAGTACAGCTCCGGCCAGGCGTGCGCGTCCTGCGCACTGATCCGCCAGCTGCTGGTGCCGTCGTCGCCGCCGGTGGAGTTCTCCTGACCCGGTAGGAACCCGATGGCCACCCGGGCGGGGATCCCCAGCGAGCGGGCCATCACGGCCATCGCCGAGGCGAACTGCACGCAGAAGCCCGACTTCTGGGTCAGGAAGTCCACGACCGCACTCGTGCCGCCGTCGTTGGGGGCGTCCGTCGAGTAGGTGAACCCCCCGGTGGAGCGGAGCCACTGCTGCAACGCGGCGGCCTGCTCGTAGGGGTTGCTCGCACCGCCCGTGACCTGCTGGGCCGTCTGCTGCACGACCGGGGGCAGGTCCTTCGGCAGCTCGGTGTAGCGCGACTCGATGTCGCCCGGTGCCGCGGGGGCGGCCCGCAGCTGGTCCTCCGTCGGCGTCACCTCGAGGTGGTTCACCGTGTAGGAGCGGCCCCGGGTCGTCTCACCGTCGCCGACGACGTTGAGGCTGTCGGTCTCGTAGAGCCAGTCGCCGTTGATGGCGACCTTGAGGCTCGGGTACGGCAGCGGGAGGTACGTCTGGTCCAGCCCGCGCACCGAGATCGAGGTGGTGCGCACCGTCGAGGCGTCGCGCACCACCTCGGAGAGGCCCGGCGCGGGGGACAACCCGTCCTGCACCCGCTGGCTGCGGGGGATGTCCGCCCCCGTGCTCGGCGCCCAGGTCTCGCCGTCGAACACGTCGGCGGT
This region includes:
- a CDS encoding transglutaminase family protein, which codes for MTRSARTALWAGVASAAAVLTLRPLVVSSGWVVGALGMVCAVTASGLLVRGLFRRRGLAVGVQVLVLLAVLLVLFGGSTTLLGVVPTPSTPGRFVQLATDGVQVIRRYSVPAVDLRGLRLLLVTGAGLTALAVDLFAVTLRRPALAGLPLLVVMAVPLALAPGGSGAITFVIASIPFLVLLASDRRGAFLRPAGSARRSVAGVTASATAAVALVAAIAVPAAVPGLDERPLTIDTGPGDTIAVINPILNLKASLGARSDATILTYRTDQPDPAPLRIVTADVFDGETWAPSTGADIPRSQRVQDGLSPAPGLSEVVRDASTVRTTSISVRGLDQTYLPLPYPSLKVAINGDWLYETDSLNVVGDGETTRGRSYTVNHLEVTPTEDQLRAAPAAPGDIESRYTELPKDLPPVVQQTAQQVTGGASNPYEQAAALQQWLRSTGGFTYSTDAPNDGGTSAVVDFLTQKSGFCVQFASAMAVMARSLGIPARVAIGFLPGQENSTGGDDGTSSWRISAQDAHAWPELYFEGVGWTRFEPTPATRTGRSPSWTVPLTPVPTAAPSSSTSAPVAGPSASSPTATSSTSTATASGAADAAPLTGWGRVAALPWGWILGALLLVLLVLTPWVSAVVTGRRRWAGVHDTGSSAEAAWSELEERVHDLGVHWSPSTTPRQRAAELLAFTVPGSPAAEEVQRMRAAVEGNRFGSRPTAAGSVLVESRTAAQTGRLVRAQVDVVVDTVAASRSRWQRWRARLFPMAGVRRLLAWWDRD
- a CDS encoding DNA polymerase III subunit alpha, with the protein product MRTTATSNSPFTHLHVASGYSLRYGTSTPTALVTRAAELDMATLALTDRDGLYGAVKFVRACSEAGITPALGVDLATAPSGLVDGLPAWADPSVAVRRTTSGNPTRGGAVVDPRLPRVTVLALGADGAGAARGWAGLCRLVSETHLGGVRGAPISSLELVAANAVDTSGRPALVVLLGPGSELGRAVLARRDDLARSVLQRWRDRLPVGSLHVEVVCHHAPPGTAGSVEHAARMLGLAHEVGVPVVLTAAVRSAGTDGAPTADLLDAIRRLVPLGTRHLDRTTGQGHLLPTADMVRTAADVARAAGDLGWAAELLNATTTLAERLCLDPATDLGIGAHHLPDREALGLAPDVEAIAVLRRRSEAGISRRYPGADLKLEATVRRRLDEELDIIGKVGFASYFLTVADVCDLTRSLHVRVAARGSGAGSLVNHLLGISDVEPLEHGLLMERFLNPRRGQLPDIDLDVESARREDVYEAILDRFGGERVTCVSMMDSYRVRHAVRDVGAALGLPPGEVDAIATAFPHLRARDARNAIAELPELRRSGLGEERLDVFFDLVERLDGLPRHIALHPCGVVLSNPTLLDRTPVEASWKGFPMSQFDKDDVEDMGLLKLDVLGIRMQSAMAYAVQEVARVEDVTLNLDDREQVPLDDPATYKLIQSTRTLGCFQIESPGQRELVGKFAPATFHDVIVDISLFRPGPVKSDMVNPFLRARQGWTQPEYLDDRLRHVLEQTYGVVVFHEQVIELIQATTGHDLAVSDEYRRHLGTRAGQEEMEPQFKRLAMEHGYPEATVDRIWEVLTAFASFGFCKAHAAAFALPTYQSAWLKAHHPAAFLAGVLTHDPGMYPKRLILDDARNLGIEVLGLDVNASGDTYRIERVAVPEPRTGQSGQELLDPWLGGRGVRNADGLGEGIADGTGFGIRLSLTDVKGISGAEVTRIVAGRPYRSLADLWQRARPTRLIAERLVLAGALDSLHGMRPVGRAGDAAPRRGRTTRRDLLLQVAELDRWSRSLTGTTTTRARRTAPRSGPLDVRAAAAAQSRAARPVDDSARTVQLALDLGDAPEEVALSGLPEMTGAERVRAELDVLGLDVSAHVVDFYAPLLRALQVTPARDLRSRRNAAELLVAGVKVATQTPPVRSGRRVVFLTLDDTTGPLDATFFEDAQGPYAATVFHSWLLVVRGVLRRTGPRGVSLRATGAWELPALWDAWTEGGIEVVRDLITSAPNPEYSRAATVGAAASRSSRPVMTPAPHAEEHGSAGGMGTRRVLVHASGFRQSPYADLRPAGEDTRNSRSIGRAAAPEEDREEPPRKLWHSSQGSSGW
- the dinB gene encoding DNA polymerase IV, translated to MSRRQLRRPSAPGGWGLEDDDSGCTVLHVDMDAFYASVELLRRPDLVGTPVIVGGGSRGVVLSATYEARRYGVHAAMPMARARRLCPSATVLLPHHEDYSRISAGVMEVFRSVTPLVEPLSLDEAFLDVSGALRRLGRPAQIGAALRDRIADEQGITCSVGVASTKFVAKLASGGAKPDGLLVVPHAQTVAFLHALPVSALWGVGERTEEALARLGLRTVADIAHTPESTLVRGLGEATGKHLHALAWGRDGRRVVAAAPERSIGSEETFSRDVDDPRVVHRELLRLAERTASRARAAGMAGRTVVLKVRFADFTTITRSRTLRERTDVTREIHTTARDLFDALALDRARLRLVGVRLEGLADAATQPRQLVLGERAHGWRDADGAVDQAGARFGAGSVRPATLLTPR
- a CDS encoding DUF3040 domain-containing protein, which translates into the protein MPLSEHEQRLLEQMERALSADDPKFANAMKGSRHGRAAKRRLFIGIAAVVVGLVLLIIGASMSLIWLGAGGFIVMLAGTIWAFSPARGTSGTAAGQPPASGPRPTRPAKSRKSGSFMERLEQRWDRRRGQW
- a CDS encoding methyltransferase domain-containing protein; its protein translation is MAKERGRPRTSTVLWEGVARLLEAAAGSGGSGSAELTVVDLGGGTGGLAVRVAALGHRVVVVDPSPDALAALERRTVEAGLSDRVRSLQGDASDLAAVLEPGSVDVLLCHGVLEVVDDPAAALRAAHTVLRPGGRLSLLVAQWPATVLSRVLAGHLDQALHVLSDPDHRWSGHDPLRRRFDRASATALAEAVGFDVTAVEGTRTFSDVVPSAGTGSDDALALLRELESRASASPELLGLAGHLHLHATR